DNA from Candidatus Eremiobacteraceae bacterium:
GACCGAGACGTACGGCAAGATCGCCGCGGAACCGGGAAGTCCGCCTTGCGAGTACGGAACGAAAGGCGCGACCAGCTTGCCGTCGAGGAAGACGTCGACGCACGTCGTCGCGACGCCGAAAACCGTGCATGGCGAGCCGGCGTCGGGCGATCCGTTGACCACCCGCACGAGCGCGTTGTTCGTGGAGAAGCCTTGGCCGTTCGGACCGTTCGGCGGCATCGGCAGATCGCTGCCGGTGCAAGACGATAGGACGAATGCGGTGAGCGCGGCGACGGCGGCGGCTGCGAAGCGTCGATGCTTCAAGCTCATCGAAAACCTTTCGTAGACGTTCGGACGCGACAGGCCGTCTCCACGTGGCGGCCGCACCTGGGGTTCGCCCGGAAGACGACCTTTCCCGTCCGCCGGGCCAGCCCTTAAGCCGGTTGGAACGACTCCAACTGCGCCTTCACCGACCCTAGGAACCGGGACGCGGCCGCCCCGTCAAGGACGCGGTGATCGATGCACATGCACAGATTCATGATCGAGCGGATCGCGATGGCGTCGTTGACGACCCACGGTCGCTTGACGACCGCTTCCATCGTGATGATCGCGGCCTGCGGCGGGTTGATGATCGGCACCGATGCGATGTTGCCGAGCGCACCGGTGTTGTCGACCGTGATCGTTCCGTCGGTGAGATCTGCCATCGTCAGTCGCCGCTTGCGTGCTTTGTCGACGATCTCGTTGATCGCTTGCGCGAGGCCGGCGAGACTGTAGCGGTCAGCGTCGCGCACGACCGGCACGACCAAGCCGTCTTCGACGTCGATCGCGATGCCGACGTTGATGTGCTTGCGCATGATGATGTGGTCGCCCGCCCACGTGCTGTTGACGGCAGGCACATCGCGCAGCGCGCGGCAAACGGCCGAGACGACGATCGGCAAGTATGTCAGGTTGACGCCCTCACGCGCCTTGAACGCCGCCTTCTCCTTGTCGCGCCAGCGCGAGAGTTCGGTGACGTCGGCTTCCATCATGCACCACGCGTGCGGGATCGTCGAGGTCGAGAGGACCATACGCTCGGCGATCGTCTTGCGCATCTGCGAGAGACGGACGACAACGTCTTCATCACCGGCAGGCGCGATAGGCACCTGCGCCGGTACCGCCGTGGGAATGCGCGGCGCTGCAACTGTTGCGCTTGCGACTTGCGCCGCGGGCGAGTAGCGATCTGCGGCCGCGGCGCCGGAGCCGACATGCGCGGTCACGTCGTGCGCGGTAACGCGGCCGCCGCGACCCGTGCCGGAGACCGAACCGAGATCGATGCGATGCTCGCGCGCGAGCTTACGTACTGCAGGCGAGTACCGCACGCCGTTGCCGCCGGTCGAAACGGGGCTCGGCGATGTCGCGCCGACGTTCGCGTGGCTTGCACCGCTCGGACTCGCGGATGTCGCGGTCGAAGGCGCCGCTGCGCTCGAACCGCTCGACGACGGCGCTCCACCGATCGCCGCCTCGCCGATCTCGCATATCGCCACGCCCACCGGCACCGTCGTGCCTTCCTGCGCGAGTATCGACGTCAGCGTGCCGGCGAACGGTGACGGGATCTCGGACGCGACCTTATCGGTCTCGACTTCGAGCAGCGGTTCGTACTTCTCGACCCGGTCGCCGACTTTCTTGAGCCAGCGTCCCACCGTTCCTTCGGTGACGGTCTCGCCCAGCTGCGGCATGATGACTTGTGCCAACTCCGACCCTCGCCGAGCTTCGCTCGGCCGGTCGAGCTAAAGCTCGACCGCTACATTCACGTACGTCTAGAATTGCGCGAGTTCGCGCATCGCGTCGGCGATCCGCTCTGGCGACGGCATGAACGCTTCTTCGTACTCTTTCGCGTAGCCCATCGCCGGAACGTCGGGCCCGCACAAGCGCTTGATGGGCGCGTCGAGCTCGAAGAGCGCCTCCTCGGCGATCGCTGCCGAGATCTCCGCGCCGACGCCGCCGAACTTGTTGTCTTCGTGCACGACGAGGACACGTCGCGTCTTCGTCGCCGAGTTGATGATCGTCTCGCGGTCCATCGGACGGATCGAGCGAAGATCGACGACCTCGGCATCGATGCCTTCTGCAGCGATCTTCTCCGCCGCTTCGACCGCGAAATGCCGCATGAGACCGTACGTGATGACGCTCAGATCCTTGCCGGCCCGCGCGATATCCGCCTTTCCGATCGGCACGGTATGCCGGCCTTCGGGCACCTCGCCTTTGATGAGCCGATACGTGCGCTTGTGCTCGAGGAACAGCACCGGGTCTTCGTCGGCGATCGCGCTCGTCAACAAGCCCTTCGCATCCGCTGGCGTCGACGGCGCCAAAACCTTGAGTCCAGGCACGTGGTAGAAGAGCGCTTCGATGCTCACCGAGTGCGACAGCGCGCCGCGCACGCCGCCGCCGTACGGCGTGCGGATGACGAGCGGGCACGAGTTGCCGCCGGCGCTGCGATAGCGCGTCTTCGCCGCTTCGCCGACGATCTGATTGAACGCCGGATAGATGAAGTCGGCGAATTGGATCTCGGCGATCGGCCGCAAGCCTGCCATCGCCGCGCCGATCGCGACGCCGACGATCGAGGCTTCGGCGAGCGGGGTGTCGATGATGCGCTCGCGCCCGAACTCTTCTTGGAATCCGGCGGTGATGAGGAAGACGTTGCCGCGCGCGCCGACGTCTTCACCCATGATGAAGACGCGCTCGTCCGACGCCATCGCGTCGTGGAGCGTTTCGCGTACCGCTTCGAGGAGATTCTTCGTCGCCATGATCGTCCTTAAGAAAGGGGGCCGGAGTGGTAGACGTGCGTGTAGAGGTCGGCTTCGGTCGGTGGCGCCTGCGCTTCGGCCCAATCCGTCGCGTCGTTGACCTCGCGCAGCGCTTTCGCTTTGAGCTCGGCGATCGTGTCATCGTCGATCATGCCGCGTTCTTTCAGCCAGTTCTCGAAGCGCGGGATCGGGTCGCGCGTCTTCACCGCCTCGATCTCGTCTGGGGTCCGGTACGTGAGCTGGTTGTCGTCGCTCGTGTGCGACATCGCGCGATAGCACTTCGCTTCGACGAGCGTCGGCCCGCCGCCCGAACGAGCTCGCTCGACCGCGTCGCGGACCGTCTCGTACGACTGCACAGGATCGGTGCCGTCGCAGATGACGCCGGGGAATCCGTAACCGGCCGCGCGATCGGCGACGTTCTTGACGCCCATCTGCAACGACTGGTGGACGGAGATCGCGTACTCGTTGTTCTCGCAAAGGAACACGATCGGCACTTTGTGGATCCCGGCGAAGTTGAGCGCCTCGTGCCACTCGCCCTCGCTCGTCGAGCCTTCGCCGAACGAGGTGAGCACGACGGCGCTCTGTTTGCGCATCTTCGCCGCGAGCGCGATGCCGACGGCATGCGTGACGTGGGCGGCGATGATGCTCGAGATGCTCGCGATCTGACGATCCGGCACGCTATAGTGGTTCGGGAACTGACGCCCGCTCGAGAAGATGTCGCCCTTGCGCGCGAACAGACACATGAGCTGCTCGCGCGGGGTCACGCCGAAAGAGAGGGCCATGCACGTGTCGCGATAGTAGGGTACGAGCCAATCGACGCCCCGCCGAAGCGCGAACGCGGCGCCGACCTGGATCGCTTCGTGTCCCTGGCAGGTCGCTGCGAACGGGATCTTGCCTTGACGGTTGAGGGCGAACCCGCGGTCGTCGCACGTGCGGGTGAGCACCATGTAATAGTACATCTCGAGCAACCGCTCCGGAGTGAGACCCTCCGGCAGCGATGCCCGTACTTTCGGCTCGCTTTTCATGCGCTGCCCGTTCGAACGGCCTCCTCTGATTTCATCCTTTTGCGCGCGACGCCCGACTCGATCGCTGCATTCGCGACGGCGCGACTCACCGCTTCCACGACCCGCTTGTCGAAGACGCTCGGGATCACATAATCCGCCAACACCTCGTCGTCGCCGATGACGCCGGCGATCGCGTGTGCGGCGGCGAGCAGCATCGACTCGTTGATGCAGCTCGCGCGCACGTCGAGCGCGCCGCGGAAAATGCCCGGGAAGGCGAGCACGTTGTTCACCTGATTCGGATAGTCCGAACGTCCGGTCGCGATCACCGCGACATACGGCTCCGCCAGATCCGGCGATATCTCCGGAACCGGATTGGCCATCGCGAAGACGATCGAGTCTTTCGCCATCGACTTCACAGCGTCGAGCGACAGGGCATTCGGCCCGCTCAGCCCGATGAAGACGTCGGCGCCTTTAATGACGTCCTCGAGGCTGCCCGAGCGAAAATCTTTGTTGCCGTTGTCGGCGATCCACTGCTTCATCGGGTTGTCGTACGTCGTGCCGCGGACATATGCGCCTTCTAGGCCGACGCCGATGACGTCGCCCGCGCCCGCCGAGAGCAAGAGTTTCGCGCACGAACCGCCGGCCGCGCCGATGCCGAGGATGACGACGCGGACGTCCTCGAGCTTCTTGCCGACGACCTTGAGCGCGTTGATAAGCGCCGCAAGTATGACGACCGCCGTGCCGTGCTGATCGTCGTGCATCACCGGGATGTCGAGTCGCTCGATGAGTCGGCGTTCGACTTCGAAACAGCGCGGCGATGAGATGTCTTCGAGATTGATCCCGCCGAAGCCGGGCGCGATGCGCACGACCGTTTCGACGATCGCGTCGACGTCTTTCGTATCGAGGCAGATCGGAAACGCGTCGACGCGCCCGAACTCCTTGAAGAGCATCGCCTTGCCTTCCATCACCGGCAACGCGGCGAAAGGACCGATGTCGCCGAGCCCGAGGACGGCGGTGCCGTCGGTGACGACGGCGACCATGTTCGCTTTCGCGGTAAGCGTGTATGCTTTCGACGGGTCGTCGGCGATCGCGAGGCACACGCGTGCGACGCCCGGCGTATAGACGCGCGACAGCGCATCGCGATTGTTGAGCGGTATGCGGCCGAGCACTTCGATCTTGCCGCCGAGATGCGCGAGGAACGTCCGGTCGCTGACGTCGACGACGTGCGTGCCTTCGATCGCCGAGATCGCGTCGACGACGTGCTTCAGGTGCTCTTCATCTCCGACTTCGATCGTGATGTCGCGGACGGCGGAGCGCCGCGTCGCCTGGCTGACGTCGACCGCGCCGATCCGGCCGCCTACGCGTGCGATCGCTTCAGCGATCTTCGCGAACGTGCCGATCTGCCGCGATTGTTCGACGCGGACCACGGCGGTAAACCCGATCTTCATGTCGTGATTGGTCACGCTTTGCCGGCCTCCGGCCGCCACGCTTCGACCCGCGGGGGGCCGCACCCACCGACCCGTCGAAGGTTTTTGCTGCGCTCGCCGCATCGCGGGCGTCGTCCCCTGCGCGGGGCCGGCCGGAGATCACTCACTCGTGCGTCGATTCATCGCCGTCGCTCTCGCCGTAGCGATTCTCACCGGTCCGATCAGCGGGTGTTCGCAACCCATCGATCCCGGCAGCTCGGTTCCGGCGCAGTCGCAGCCGTTCGTCGCGCTGCTCGCGCTCATCGGGCTCGGGATCGGGCTCACCGCGTTGCATCACCACAACGAGTCGCACTCCGGCTCCGGCGGTACGGGCGGCAATGCGGTCGGTGCGCAGTTCAGCGTCGCGCCTTTCATCAGCGGCTATAAACCGGTCGACCTCGTCGTCGACCCGGTCAACGTCGCGCTCGGAGCGCTCGAATCGCCGCTCGCGGGCGGCGGAACGGGCAAGTTCACGGAGATCCAAGATCTCAGCAATACTGCCCAGCCGTTCGGAACGTATACCTTGCCTGCGAACTACTCTCCGAGCGCAGTCGCGATGGACGCGAACGGGCTCACATGGTTCGTCGACGCGACCGGCAAGGTGCAAGGCTGCGCCTCGATGACGTCAGCCACGACGACGTGCACGTCCGCCGGCACCTTCAACGACGGACTCGGCGCGGGGTCGCGCTCGATCGCGGTCGACGTCGGCTTCATCGTCGTGATCGTGGACGGCGGGAACGGCAAGGTGAAGTGGTGGGCGACCGAAGGGTCGAGCGGAAGCGGCACCGGCACGTACTCATCGACGTCGACATCGCCGATCTACGCCGCCGACGCGATCGAACTGACGACGACGCCGCCGAGCGGCTTCACGGTCTACCATCAAGATGGCTCGTCCGACTTCATCACGTTCACACTGACCGGCTCGACGTTGTCGTTGACGCCTCAGGCGAACTTCCTCTATACGCCCGCTTCGCTCGTCGGATTGAGCAACATCGGAGGCGAGGTCTCGGGCAAGGATGCGGTCTTCGGTTTCACCGGCGAACCGGCGGGATCGTATTCGATGACGAAGTACGAAACGGCGACCGCTGCCGGCATCGGACAAGCGACTGCGACGTCCGAGCTCATCGACTTCAACGGCCAGGTCGGTAATCCGAGCGGGGCACCGTTCACCGCACCGCTCGACTCCTCGCACCTGGACACTGGAGAGAACTCGATCTGGGCGATCGACGCCGGTGGCCGCATCGTCAACTTCGCCCCATTCTGATCGCGACCGTCGTTTGTAGCGGTCGTTCTTGAGTGAGGAAAGGGAGCGGTCGAGCTTTAGCTCGACCGCCGCGGTTGTTCTTGAGTGGGGAAAGGGAGCGGTCGACCTTTACGGTCGACCGCCGCGGCCTTGCTTCAAGGTCGTCTCCGGTCGAGCTAAAGCTCGACCGCCACAAGTCATTCGTCTGTAAGGTCGTCTGCGGTCGACCGTGAAGGTCGACCGCTCCATTCAATTTCTTACGCGGCTTTGGCGGGCGAGCCGAAGCCTTGGCGTTGCTGGGCGCCCCATTGTTTCTGACCGCGGATCCAGTCGATCGTGCCACGCAGGCGCCACCAGAGCGTCAGTTGCCGGTAGCCGAAGTTCTCGATGATGGCGTACAAGTTGAGCGTCAGCAGCTCTTTCCAGCGCGGATAGCGGTGGAATGAAGCTTCTTCCAACAGCACGGAGCTCACCGATAGGATGATGCCGAACACCACCGCGCACATCGTATAAAGGAAGGCGTTGAGCGGCGCGAGCAGACCGAGCAGCGCGGCGAGCGGCAATAAGATGTAGCCTGAGAGCTCGACGATCGGGCCGATCGCCTCGATGAACAAGAAATACGGCATGCCGAACCAGCCGACGCGCCCATAGGTGCGGTTGAAGAACAGGTCCTTGTGCTTGAGAAGCACCTCGAACATCCCGCGGTGCCAGCGATTGCGCTGGCGGCCGAGGGTCTCCCACGTCGCCGGCACCTCCGTCCAGCAGACGGTCTGCGGTACGAAGAGCACTTCATACTCGCGCTTCTGCTCTTTCAAGTGACGGACGATCTTGACGACGAGTTCCTTGTCCTCGCCGACCGTGTCGGTCGAGTACCCGCCGACGATCTTCGCCGTCGCCTTGTGGAAGAGCCCGAACGCGCCCGACACGATGAGCATGACGTTCAAAGCCGACTGCGCCGTCCGTCCGCACAAGAACGCTCGCATGTACTCGACGATCTGGAAGATCTCGATCGGCCTGCGCGGCAAGCCGACCGCTTCGACGCGGCCTTTGATCACGCGGCAGCCGTTCGCGGCACGGATGATGCCGCCGGTGATCGGGACGAACTTCGTGCGGTCGAGCATCGGCTTGACGACGTGGAGCAGGGCGTCCTCTTCGAGCAGCGCGTCGGCGTCGACCGTGCAGAAGAGCGGATAGCGCGACGCGTTGATGCCCGCGTTGAGCGCGTCGGCCTTCCCGCCGTTCTCTTTGTCGACGACGATGAGCTTCGGATAGCGCGGCGACGCGTACAGCCCGCGCACGGGCTTGCTCTTCACCGAGTTCTCGAACGTGAACTCGAGACGCTCCATACCAAAAGCTTCGATGAGATATTGGAGCGTCTGGTCTTTCGAGCCGTCGTTGATGACGACGACTTCGTGTTTGCTGTATTTGAGACGGAGCAGCGAGCGCACCGACTCGACGATCGTCGCGCCTTCGTTGTACGCCGGACAGAGGATCGAGATCGGCGGCACGAGGCGCGATCGGAAGATCTGCTCGAGCCGCTCCTTGTCGCGCGAGCGCAAGTACGACCGCACTTCCGCCAGCGCCATGAGCGTGAAGACGAGGTATACCGAGTCGACGAAGATGACGTAGAAGAACACGACGTCGTTGAACGCGAGGATCATCTTGCGCAGCAAGAGGTGGATCGGCGCTTCGTCGGCGACGAGCAGCGGGATCAAAGCGAAAACGGCAGCCATCATCGTGCGATCGCCGTCTTACGAGATTTCGCAGCCGACGCGATGAGATGGAGCTGCAGCGCGGACACCGATGCGCGGCGCGCCGGCGAATCGGGCGCTTCGATCATCGCTCGCGCGAGCAGTCGACGCCCGTCTTCGCCCACCTTGACGAGCGCCTCGGCGGCATGCTGTCGCACCCACCATACGCCATCGTGGAGCCCTTGCTCGAGCGTGCCGAGGTAGCGCGCGCGTTGCGAGCGTTCGTGCGGCGCACCGAGCGCCTCGAGCGCCTTCATGACGCGCACGCGGACGAACCAGGCGGGATCGGCGGCCGCTTTCATCACCGCTTCGGTCGCTTCGAGCGCGCCCGCTCGTCCGAGCGCCTCTGCCGCACGCGCACGGACCTCCGGCGATACGTGCGTCAAGGCGCGGATCGCCGGATCGAAATCCGACATCCAGCCGATGTCGGCGAGGATGTCGAGCGCGAGCGCGGACATGCGTGCGTCGTCGTCGTCGATGGCAGCGGTGAGCGCGGGAACCGCCATCATGCCCATGCGGGCGAGGACTTCCGCGACGCGGACCTGTTGGAAGCGCGTCGGATCGCGCAGCGCCTTGAGCAGATGCGCGACGGCAGGTTCGGCACCGACGACGCCGAGCGCTTCGGCCGCCGTGATGCGCACCATCGCGTCCGGATCGTCGTTGAAGATCTCGATGAGCGCCGGGATCGCGATGCGCGAGTGCATGCCGCCGAGCATCATACATGCCTTGAGACGCGTCTCGCCGAGCGGCGAGCGCAGCTGGCGCATCGACGCCGCGACGTAACCGGCGGACTCGAGGATCGTCACGAGCCGGCCGCGCAGGTCGCCGCTGATGAAGCTGAGATGGTCGACGAGGAACTCTCGCACCGCATCGCCGACAGGACCGCCCGGCTTCGGGATGGTGTAGAGCTGCTCGCCGTCGATGAGCACCGCGCGATCTTGTATCGAAAATGCGCGTTCGGTATCGAGTATCTTGCTGAGGACGCTGGTCATCGACTCGCGCACGTGCACGTGCACCGCCGCTCGCCACTCGCGATACATGCGCATCGTCATGATGAACAAGACGAGCGACGCGAGCGCGATGCCAAGTGACGACAGCACGAGTTCGAGCGTGACGAGTTCGAGCGACATCTACATATAGGGATATCGGCGGGGGAGGCCTATTGACGCTTGGCGAGGACCGCCCGAACCCGCACTTGGAGCTCGCGTGGCGAGAACGGCTTCACCATGTAGTCGACGGCGCCGGAATCGAAGCCCTCGAGAACATCATGTTCCTGACCGCGGGATGTGAGGAACATCACAGGTACCTCGGCCGTCGCCGGATCGCTCTTGAGCGCGCGCGCCACTTCCCAGCCATCCATCCGCGGCATCAGCACGTCGAGGATGACGAGATCAGGCTTCGACTCCCGGACGCACTCGAGCGCTTCTTCTCCGTCCGATGCGACCGTGACGTCGCAGCCCGCGTTGGTCACCGTCATCTCGACGAGACGGCGGATGTCGGGATCGTCATCGGCGATGACGACGCGCGGCCTGCTCTCTTGTTCGTCCATCTATTGCCGCGCGTTCGGTGCGAGGATGCCGCGCACCCGGTCAGCGAGCACGACGGGATCGAACGGTTTGTCCAAATAGCCGGCGGCACCGGCGGCGAGACCCTCGGCGCGATCGCTGTCCGTGCACTTCGCCGACAAGAAGACGATCGGTATCTCGGAAGTCGCGGGCGATGCCTTCAGCCGCTTGCACACGTCGAGTCCGTCAGCGCCGGCGAGCATCCGATCGAGTACGATGACATCCGGACGGCGCTGCGCGATCGCCGCGTCGACGCCGTCGGCACCGTCGCACGTCACGACTTCCCAATGGCCGATGAGCTTCAGCGCGAGACCGATGATGCGTGCGATATCGGCCTCGTCTTCGACGACGAGAACCGTGCGCACGTCCAACGCGTCCACGCGGTCAGCGTCTCTTGGGCGCGGCTTTGCGGCCGTTTTTCGATGCCGCCGTGCGGCCGCTCGCTTCGAGCCTGTCGATACGCTCGCCGAGCGCGCGGTTCTGCGCGCGCAACTCGACGAGTTCGTCGCGCAGCTTCACGAGCTCCGCGGGCCGCTCGGCGTGCTCGCGAATGGCTCTGATCGCTTCGGCGCAGCGGCGCTTGAGCCGTCCGTCGACGTCTTGCGCCGCGATCGCCTCGAGCGCGGGCAACGCCGCGATGTCGTGGAGCGCCTGGAGCGCCATGACCGACGAGATGCGGACGTCGAACGAGCGGTCGTCGAGCAGCGCGATGATCGCTTCGCGCACGTCCTTGCGCCCCTCGCCGAGTTTCGCCAGCGCTCCGATCGCCGCGCGGCGGGCGCGCCTGTGACGACCGTATTTCGTCCAATCGAGACAGATCGGCACGGCGCGTTCGTCGCCCAGCTCGGCGAACCCGGCGAGCGCGCCGCAGCGCACGACCTCGTTCCAGGACTCCTTCGCCATCGATTTCTTGAGCATATCGAACGCGCTCGCCGCGCGCGTCCTGCCGATCGACGTCGCGGCCTCGGCCTCGACGAAATAAGACGCGTCTTTGCGGGCGAGCGGTGTCAGCGATTTCACCGCATCTTCCGAACGGAAATCGCCGAGCGCGTGTGCGACCGCCGCTCGCGCCTTCGGGTGCTTCACTTTCGTGGCCGCTGCGAGCGCCGCGAACGCTCGATCGCCACGGATAAGGCCGAGCGCACGAGCCGCTTCCGCTTGAACGCCCCAGAATTTGTCTGAACGCAACGCGCCGGCAAGCGCTTCAACGCTCGCAGCCGACGTATCGGTGGACAAAGCCCGCGCAGCCTGGACGCGGGCGGCGACGAACGGATGCGTCGTCAGTTGACGCGCGAGCATCTCGAACGGCACATGCTGTTTCAGCGCTTTCAAGATATCGCCGCGCGGGTCGAAGACGCACGTCACGGGCTTCGCACGCAAGTTGAAGTGGAACGTCTGCTCGGTCGAATCGCAGTCGACCGTGAAGGACTCCGACGCGCCGCTCGAGTGGCCGAACTCGATCGTGATCGGCGTGTCGAATAGCGGGGTCTGCTCGTCGACCGTCTGCGTCTGCTTCACGGTGAGGACCGCCTGCCCGCGCGCGTCATCCCATTCGTACGCGACGTCGAACTCGGGGTGACCGGCGCGAAAGACCCACTGGTCGAAGAACGGGGCGAAATTGAGACCGGTGACCTCTTCAATCGCGCGCGCGAGATCGACGGTCTCGACGTTGCGCGTCGCGTTGTCTGCGACGTAGCGCCCCATCGCCTTCCAGAACAGGTCGTCGCCGAGACGGCTGCGGACCATGTGCAGCACGCACGCGCCCTTTTCGTAGAGATGACGATCGAACAGCTCGACGGGCTCCATGTAGACGTTCGTCACGATCGCGCGGCGGTATTGCTCGGCGTCCTCGCGCTTGTACGTGTCCTGGAGCGCGACGCGGTAGTACTGGAATTCGTCTTCGCCGCGATCGAATTCGCGGTAGAGCGCCTCGAAGTATGTCGCAAAGCCTTCGTTGAGCCACGCATGGGACCAGTCGCGGCACGTGAGCAGGTCGCCGAACCATTGATGCGCGAGCTCGTGCGCGACGAGCGGATCGCTCGAGAAGTCGAGATGCGCGCGCGCGTCGTGGAGCGTGTCGTCGGTCTGCGTCGTCGCCGTCGTGTTCTCCATCCCGCCGAAGATGAAGT
Protein-coding regions in this window:
- a CDS encoding alpha-ketoacid dehydrogenase subunit beta, whose protein sequence is MATKNLLEAVRETLHDAMASDERVFIMGEDVGARGNVFLITAGFQEEFGRERIIDTPLAEASIVGVAIGAAMAGLRPIAEIQFADFIYPAFNQIVGEAAKTRYRSAGGNSCPLVIRTPYGGGVRGALSHSVSIEALFYHVPGLKVLAPSTPADAKGLLTSAIADEDPVLFLEHKRTYRLIKGEVPEGRHTVPIGKADIARAGKDLSVITYGLMRHFAVEAAEKIAAEGIDAEVVDLRSIRPMDRETIINSATKTRRVLVVHEDNKFGGVGAEISAAIAEEALFELDAPIKRLCGPDVPAMGYAKEYEEAFMPSPERIADAMRELAQF
- a CDS encoding dihydrolipoamide acetyltransferase family protein; translated protein: MAQVIMPQLGETVTEGTVGRWLKKVGDRVEKYEPLLEVETDKVASEIPSPFAGTLTSILAQEGTTVPVGVAICEIGEAAIGGAPSSSGSSAAAPSTATSASPSGASHANVGATSPSPVSTGGNGVRYSPAVRKLAREHRIDLGSVSGTGRGGRVTAHDVTAHVGSGAAAADRYSPAAQVASATVAAPRIPTAVPAQVPIAPAGDEDVVVRLSQMRKTIAERMVLSTSTIPHAWCMMEADVTELSRWRDKEKAAFKAREGVNLTYLPIVVSAVCRALRDVPAVNSTWAGDHIIMRKHINVGIAIDVEDGLVVPVVRDADRYSLAGLAQAINEIVDKARKRRLTMADLTDGTITVDNTGALGNIASVPIINPPQAAIITMEAVVKRPWVVNDAIAIRSIMNLCMCIDHRVLDGAAASRFLGSVKAQLESFQPA
- a CDS encoding response regulator — translated: MDEQESRPRVVIADDDPDIRRLVEMTVTNAGCDVTVASDGEEALECVRESKPDLVILDVLMPRMDGWEVARALKSDPATAEVPVMFLTSRGQEHDVLEGFDSGAVDYMVKPFSPRELQVRVRAVLAKRQ
- a CDS encoding response regulator, producing the protein MDALDVRTVLVVEDEADIARIIGLALKLIGHWEVVTCDGADGVDAAIAQRRPDVIVLDRMLAGADGLDVCKRLKASPATSEIPIVFLSAKCTDSDRAEGLAAGAAGYLDKPFDPVVLADRVRGILAPNARQ
- a CDS encoding glycosyltransferase is translated as MMAAVFALIPLLVADEAPIHLLLRKMILAFNDVVFFYVIFVDSVYLVFTLMALAEVRSYLRSRDKERLEQIFRSRLVPPISILCPAYNEGATIVESVRSLLRLKYSKHEVVVINDGSKDQTLQYLIEAFGMERLEFTFENSVKSKPVRGLYASPRYPKLIVVDKENGGKADALNAGINASRYPLFCTVDADALLEEDALLHVVKPMLDRTKFVPITGGIIRAANGCRVIKGRVEAVGLPRRPIEIFQIVEYMRAFLCGRTAQSALNVMLIVSGAFGLFHKATAKIVGGYSTDTVGEDKELVVKIVRHLKEQKREYEVLFVPQTVCWTEVPATWETLGRQRNRWHRGMFEVLLKHKDLFFNRTYGRVGWFGMPYFLFIEAIGPIVELSGYILLPLAALLGLLAPLNAFLYTMCAVVFGIILSVSSVLLEEASFHRYPRWKELLTLNLYAIIENFGYRQLTLWWRLRGTIDWIRGQKQWGAQQRQGFGSPAKAA
- a CDS encoding thiamine pyrophosphate-dependent dehydrogenase E1 component subunit alpha, whose amino-acid sequence is MKSEPKVRASLPEGLTPERLLEMYYYMVLTRTCDDRGFALNRQGKIPFAATCQGHEAIQVGAAFALRRGVDWLVPYYRDTCMALSFGVTPREQLMCLFARKGDIFSSGRQFPNHYSVPDRQIASISSIIAAHVTHAVGIALAAKMRKQSAVVLTSFGEGSTSEGEWHEALNFAGIHKVPIVFLCENNEYAISVHQSLQMGVKNVADRAAGYGFPGVICDGTDPVQSYETVRDAVERARSGGGPTLVEAKCYRAMSHTSDDNQLTYRTPDEIEAVKTRDPIPRFENWLKERGMIDDDTIAELKAKALREVNDATDWAEAQAPPTEADLYTHVYHSGPLS
- a CDS encoding HEAT repeat domain-containing protein, yielding MSLELVTLELVLSSLGIALASLVLFIMTMRMYREWRAAVHVHVRESMTSVLSKILDTERAFSIQDRAVLIDGEQLYTIPKPGGPVGDAVREFLVDHLSFISGDLRGRLVTILESAGYVAASMRQLRSPLGETRLKACMMLGGMHSRIAIPALIEIFNDDPDAMVRITAAEALGVVGAEPAVAHLLKALRDPTRFQQVRVAEVLARMGMMAVPALTAAIDDDDARMSALALDILADIGWMSDFDPAIRALTHVSPEVRARAAEALGRAGALEATEAVMKAAADPAWFVRVRVMKALEALGAPHERSQRARYLGTLEQGLHDGVWWVRQHAAEALVKVGEDGRRLLARAMIEAPDSPARRASVSALQLHLIASAAKSRKTAIAR
- a CDS encoding NAD-dependent malic enzyme — encoded protein: MTNHDMKIGFTAVVRVEQSRQIGTFAKIAEAIARVGGRIGAVDVSQATRRSAVRDITIEVGDEEHLKHVVDAISAIEGTHVVDVSDRTFLAHLGGKIEVLGRIPLNNRDALSRVYTPGVARVCLAIADDPSKAYTLTAKANMVAVVTDGTAVLGLGDIGPFAALPVMEGKAMLFKEFGRVDAFPICLDTKDVDAIVETVVRIAPGFGGINLEDISSPRCFEVERRLIERLDIPVMHDDQHGTAVVILAALINALKVVGKKLEDVRVVILGIGAAGGSCAKLLLSAGAGDVIGVGLEGAYVRGTTYDNPMKQWIADNGNKDFRSGSLEDVIKGADVFIGLSGPNALSLDAVKSMAKDSIVFAMANPVPEISPDLAEPYVAVIATGRSDYPNQVNNVLAFPGIFRGALDVRASCINESMLLAAAHAIAGVIGDDEVLADYVIPSVFDKRVVEAVSRAVANAAIESGVARKRMKSEEAVRTGSA